In the genome of Cryptosporangium aurantiacum, the window CGTGGCTTCGGCCTCCGACCCACGCCAGCTCCACGCGGTCCGGCAGCGAGTGGCCTCAGTGCGCTTCCTCGACCCCGCCTGCGGCTGCGGGAACTTCCTCGTCGTCGCGTATCGGGAGTTGCGGCGGCTGGAGCACGAGGTGCTTGTGCGGCTGCGCACCGCGGGGCAACCGCACGTTCAGTTGGCGAACTTCTACGGCATCGAACTGGACGCTCACGCCGCAGACCTCGCCGCCGCCGCACTGGAGCTGGCCGAGCGCCAGTGCGACCTGGAGTTCGCCGAGCGCGTCGGCGCTGCGCCCGAGCGGGCAACCAACAAATCGTCGGCCACGATCGTCGTCGGCAACGCACTGACAATTGATTGGACGTCCGTGTGCCCGCCGTCGTCGGCGGTCATCGTGGCGGGGAACCCGCCGTTCCGCGGGCCAAAGGAACGCAGCGCCGCACAGAGCGCCGACCTCCGCGCCGCCTGGGGACCGCGCTACTCGGGGCTGCTCGACTACGTGACCGGCTGGCACGCAAAGGCTGCTTCGTACTGCGTGGGTGACTGGGCTTTCGTCTCCACGAACTCGATCGTGCAGGGCCAGGCGGTGCCGACGCTCTTCGGCGCGATGGTCGACGCCGGCTGGCGCATAAAGTTCGCGCACCGCACGTTCACCTGGTCGGTACCCCCGCCTTCCCTTCCGGCTGCCCCTGGGCGGCGTACCGCCGCGGTGCACTGCGTCGTCGTGGGCTTCACCCAAGACCCGACGGTCCAGCCGGTGCTGATCGAGAACGACCGGGCTTCCCCGGTGCCGACGATCAACGCCTATCTCGTCGACGGTCCGGACATCCTCGTCACGCCGCGCCGCACTCCACTCTCACCGGACCTACCGGCGGTACAGGCCGGTTCGAAAGCTGTTGACTGGGGTTTCCTCACCGTCTCGCCGGCAGAATTCCCGGACGTCGCCGCCGACCCGATCGCCGCACGCTATCTCCGGCCGTACCGCGGCGGCGATGAGCTGATCAACAACCTCGCACGATGGTGCTTCTGGTTCGAGGGGGCGTCGCTCGAATCGCTCTACCAGAGTCCGCTACTCGCTCGGCGTCTCGCCGAGGTGCGTGCCCGCCGCCTCGCGAGTCCCAAGGCAGCGACCCGAGCCGCCGCCGCCACACCGCACCTCTTCCACGAGCGCCGCCAACCATCGGTGCCGTACCTGGCGATCCCCCAAACGTTCACCGAGAACCGCCCGTACGCCACAGCCGGGCATCTGTCGCCCGACGTGATCGCGTCGATCAAGCTGTTCACGTCGCCGGACCCGGACGGCTTCCTGTTCGGCATCATCTCGTCGTCGATGTTCATGACGTGGCAGAAGACGGTCGGGGGTCGGATGAAGTCGGATCCGAGCTTCACGAACACGGTGGTCTGGAACACGCTGCCGCTGCCGGCCGTGAACCCCGCCACCCGCCGAGCGATCGCCGAGGCCGGCCGTGCCGTCCTAGCCACCCGCGACCCAGCTGTCCCGCTAGCAGCGCTGTACTCCCCCGACCCGATGTCTCCGGCGCTGGGCGCCGCTCACGATTCCCTGGACGCGCTGGTCGACGCGTTGTTTGCCGCCGGCCAACCAGGCAGGCACACGCGTCAGCACACACTCTTCTTGCGATATGCCGAATTGGTCGGCGAACATCCGCGGGCCAGCCTCATCGGCTCGTAGGCATCTCTAGCCGCTGAGCACTCCGGTGCAAGTGTCACCGAATGGCGCTGGGTCCCGGCAATGAGAGTTCGATTCAATTCGACAAGCAGCAGGCTTGGAGTTGCTTCTCTCACGGAATTGAGATCGATACTCCCGTCTGGCATTCGTATGGCGACGTCCTCGGCGTGAAGTACGCTTATGACTCGCAAGTCGCGAACTCTCGACGCGTCACAGACGGTGACCTTCTGATCATCAGGGACAACGAAACCGTCTTTGGATTCGGTTATATCGACTTCATCCGGAACGAGCTTCGCCCCAAGCTCATGAACCGATGCCCTGCGTGCAAGAAGGGCGGGCCGGAACCTCGGAAGACTCTACGGCCGCGCTATCACTGCACGCATTGCAAGGCCAACTTCGACGAGCCGGATCGCATCAGCGTTGAGGTCACCGCCAGTGAGGCGCACTACAGTGATACCTGGACGCCGATCAGCCTGGCCGCCTCAGACTTAGAGGGTGTATACCTCAGCCACAGCAGGCAGAACGCCATTCGGCCGCTGGATTTGGCTGGGCTCCGCGACCTTCTTCGACGCAAGAGTTCCATGTCCGCGCTCGAAAGTCTCGCTGTCGGACAGCCGCCTAAAGCAGTGGAGTTGCCAGGCGGGCATCGCGTTACCAAGGTGCGGGTGCGCAAGGGCCAATCAGGCTTCCGCCAGGAGCTCTTGAGAATGCACGGCAACGTGTGCGCGATCTCCGGGCCCCAACCGCGCGAGGCGCTCCAAGCCGCACACCTGTATCTCTATGCGGACTCCGGTAAGCATGACACCGCCGGAGGACTTCTCCTCCGGGCCGACCTGCACCTTCTCTTCGACAACTGGCGCATCGCCGTCGACCCGAGTACATGGACCGTCGAGGTCGATCCGGCCCTTTATCATTTCCCCCATTTGCATGCATTCCAAGGCGCCAAGCTGCAGGTATCCCCCTCGCAAGCCCCAAATCCCGAATATCTGCAGGAGCACCTCGCGTCAGCCCGAGCACGCTGGGCCGAAGAGCCGAACCCCAACGGCGTGTCTTGAACCGAACCGGGTTCGAGGCTCCAACGCCGAGAGTCGCTCACCGACCTCGCGAGCACCCCTGGCTATCGACCAGGTTCAGGCGGGGGCCAGCGGCGACCGGCCTAGTGGTAGCTCTCAGCGCCTGCGCAGCCTGGCCTTTGCACGCTCTAAGATGTCGTCGTAGGTGACGATTGAGAGACTGGGGACGTCTGTCTCGGCTTTCCGCATGCCCATGGACGAATGACCTCGGCGCTGTCCGATCAACACGATCATTCGGGGACGGAAGAATTGCAGGCCGTACTCTCTTTGGACGGCTTTGCGTCGCTCTGCGTCCTCAAAATAGTCGCGATATTCGCGGAGTTGAGCGCACGCCTCCATGATGGCTGAGCTGAGTCGAACACGGTTAGGACTCTCTCTAATCAACTTCACTTTGGGGAGCTTGATCTCTAGTAAGTCGCACAACGCATTCGTATTGGTGGGCTTAAGGGCGAAGTCCGGAATGAGCGGCCCCTCGAGTTCGCGCTGCAGTACTATCTGCGGATAAGCACTCTCGTAAGCATCGCCGAAAAGGAAGTCGGGATTTTGCTCAAAGAATAGCTGCAGGTCATGCTCACGCACCTGCGGCGAATTGATCAGATCTTCTAGCTCCTTTATTCGATTACGCCACTGCAGCGTCTGTGCCGTAACCACGTAGAGCAAATTGTGAACCTGGCCTGCGGATCCAGCAAGCTTAACCGTTCCGTCGGCCTGCTCCATGACTATTCGAAGGCGGCCGTTTAGAAGCTCAATTCCAAGCGGCGCCCGCTCAGACTGTTGCGCCACCATGCGAAATCGCCAAATACGGAAACCATCAATGCCCGGCTCGGACCAATGATGCATCACCCGGAATAGTCCGTCGTATCGGAGCCCATAGGAGGGTGAGTACCTGGGATCTCCGTTTGCACCGCGGATGAGTCGGACCAGCCTGCCCTCTTCCTGACTTCGCACGAGTCCAAGGTTTCCCCGGATCAGGTGCTGATCGGCGATTTGACGCCCCGTGTCCGGATCATTGCCGCCTTGACCGGTGTAGACGACCTCATCCCCGTAGTCCTCATCGTCAATGTATCCACCGGAAACCACTATGGAGTCAGCACCGTCCTTGCCGCCCGATATTCCCGCCTGTAGCGGCCGATGCACGCCTGAACTTGCGAGCTCAAATCGATTTGCAAATACGCTTCCAGGCGGAAAGCCAGGAATTTCGCCATAGACGCGATCGACCATGGCTTTGGATTCAATCGAGATACGCCATAGCGGAAACTCGTGCCCACGATGGCATAATGAAACACGAGGGCTAGTTAGTGAATCCACTCCTTGAGTGGCTCGGTTTCGAACACGATGCCCACCGGCTCGGGCAATTCCACGCTCTTGCCGAATGGGCGACGAACGAGAGTGGCATACACACCGTCCTCCGGCGCGCTGTGACTAGAACCTCGCCCGCCTCCCGATCGATCAGCAGATATACCGGAATGCCGGTCTCGGCGTATGCGCGCGGCTCTTACTCGCGGGTCCCTCTTGTCCGTATCGGCATCGTACGAAGTCACCTCGAGAACCATGAGGACGTGGTCGGCGTCCGCCCACTCACCTGGCCCGAAGCTCCCCTCCGGAGCGAGGGCACCGTCCGGTTTGGCATGGCCGTTGCGGTACGCCTTGACCCTCAGGCCTCGCGCAGGATAAAGCCACAGGCCGGGACGGTGCTGGAGGCAGCGCTGCATCACCCAGCGGAAGATCTCGCCGTGGTTGCCGTCCGGCTCGACCTTTACTCCCAACTTCCCGAGGAGGAACTCCAGCCGGACGCCTTCACGCTGCGCCGCAGTCGCGATTCGCTCGAACTCGTCAACCAGCATCTGAGGCCAGCCCTCGCGACAGTCACACCGACCAGCCGAGCGCAAACGCTCCCCAACGAAGAACGCCCCACAGCCTAAGGCTGTCGGGCGTTTGCACTGCCAGGAGAGAGCCGCCTAAGGGAATCGAACCCTTGACCTACGCATTACGAGTGCGTCGCTCTGGCCGACTGAGCTAAGGCGGCAACGTGCGTCACCAGTGTAGCGGGTCCTCCCCCAGCAACCGAATCCGTGCACCCACCCCCCGCACCCCCTACGGTGTGGGCATCCCCTTCACGGCCGGAGGACGCTGGATGGACCACGTTAGGGAACGCCTCCGCTACCTTCTGTTGACAGGTCCGGACGGCGACGTTCTGGCTGCACGGGTGAGCGAGGCACTGGACGAGGGCTACGAGCTGTACGGATCGCCAGCAATCACGTTCGACGTCGACGGCGGCAGCGTGCTGGTGGCCCAGGCGGTGGTCCTACCAGCGTATGCGGCAGGCCGCTATCGTCGTCCGGACGCCTGAGTAACCCGCTGCGCTCGCTCGGCGACCGTGCGGGGTCGCCACTGGCCGAGGAGGAACGCGGGTGCCACGGGGGTCGGCATGGGTGCGACTGTTCGGCGCGGTGCTCTGCGGCATCAGCGCCGTGACGATCAGCAGCGCCCCCGCGTGCGCGTGTGACTGCGTGCCGGTCACGCCGAGCGAAGCTGCGGCCGAGGCCGGCGTCGTCTTCGTGGGAACAGCACGTCAGCTCGTCGGTAGGCCGGAGGAAGGGTCGCCGGAGCCGGTGACGTACGTCTTCACCGTCGAGAGGGTGCTCAAGGGCACGGTCGCCGGACCCACGGTGAAGGTCTCGACGAACAACGGTGCGGCGTCGTGCGGCGTGGAGTTCACGATCGGCGAGCGGTACGCGGTCTACGCGATCGACGCCGACGGGACGCTGTTCGTGAACCTGTGTGGCGGCACCCACCGCGTCGCCGCCGGAGTACCGCCTAGACCGGCGACGCCCCACGCGCCGGCCGCACTGGGCGAGCCGGCTTCCCCCGCTGAAGCCAACGAGGAGTTACCACGCATGCCGGTCGAGGGTGTCATCGCCGCCGTGGGGATTATCGGTGTTCTTATTGTGGCAATTGTTCTGATATCGCGGTCCCGGAACCGCGATTAGCGTCCCCGGACGAGCGAGAATAGAGCGTAGGCGGCGATCGAATGCGCATCGCGCACCTCGCCGGAGCGGATCATTTTCTCGAAGTCCTCGACCGACACCCAGCGCTGGCGCATGTCCTGCTCGGAGGCTTCGCGGGCATGCTCGCCGGGGGTCAGGTCGGCGGCGAGGTACACGTCGAAGTACTGGCTCATGACGCCCGGCGCGGCCTGCAAGTGGCCCAACAAGGTCCAGGTGGCCGCGCGGTAGCCGGTCTCCTCGGCGAGCTCGGCCTGGGCCAGCTCCAAGCCGGTGCCCCCGGCGGCACCTGGCGGCCAGCCGCCTTGGGGGAACTCCCAGCAGCGCTCCTGCACCGGATAGCGATACTGCTCGACCAGGTGAAAGCCGCCGCCGTCAAACGGGACGACGAGCGCGAAGTCACGCTTGTCGATGACGCCGTAGATGCCGGTCGAGCCGTCCGGCCACCGAACGGTGTCCTCGCGAACGCTCAGCCAAGGGTTTTTGTACGCCACTCGGGTGTCGAGTTGCTCCATGCGCTCATGATGCCGCCCTCAGCCCCCGACCGGCCCTTCGGACGCCGTCGACGACTCGTAAGCCTGTCGCGAGCCGCACACGCTCGCCCGGCTGCACACACAACGGCTGCCGTCCGCGTCGAGCCGTACGGTCACCGAGTCGGTTGGCACCGACCGGCCGACGACCCGTCCACGGCCAGCCGACGTCTCCACCTTCTCGCCGATGGCCGGCGCGGACGCGTCGAACGCCTGGTAGAGCGGGTGTTCGTACTTCAGGCAGCACATCAGCCGGCCACAGGCCCCGGAGATGCGCATCGGGTTCAGCGGTAAGTCTTGGTCTTTCGCCATCCGGATCGTCACCGGCTCGAAGTCGGTGAGGAACGTGGAGCAGCACAGGTCACGACCGCACGGACCGATCCCGCCCTGCGCCTTCGCGGCGTCCCGCGGATTGAGCTGCCGCAGCTCGACGCGCGCGGACAGCGTGGCGCCGAGGTCGCGGACCAGCGCCCGGAAGTCGACACGGTGGGGCGCGGTGAAGTAGATCGTGGTGCGGTTGGTGTCCAGCGCGTGGTCGACCGCGACGACCTTCATCGGCAGGTCGTGTGCCCGGATCAGCCGCTTCGCCGCGACTTTTCCCTGCGCCTTCTTGCGCCGCAGCAGCTTGTCGCGTTCGAGGTCACCCTCGGCCGCTAACCCGGCCAGCACCGGGAAGCCCGACGTCTCGTCCGACACCCACTGCGGAGCCCAGACGCATTCGGCGACCTCAACGCCGTCGTCGGTCGGCACCAGCACCCGATCGCCGACCTTCGGTGAATAGGAGCCGGGATCGCAGTAGTAGAGCCGGCCATGCCGGGTGAAGCTCACCGCGCACAGCATGCCCATGAACGCACGATACCGGCGCGCTACCCCGCACGTAGGGCCATTCGGACAGCAAAGACGAGACGGTACACCGCTTACCGCCGTCCGACCGTCACGGCTCGCCGGAAGAAGTCGTTGATTTGCCCGTACCGTCCCCTCGGGAGAACAGGGTTCCTTATGTACCAGTGGTCCCGGAGAGTGGCAGGACTGGCTCTCACGACCGCCTGGGTGGTCATGGTCAACAACGGTGGACAAAGCACTATGAGCACTGTCGCCCAGGTCGAGCGGGTGTCCTATCAGGCTCGCGCTTCCGCGAGCGTGCTGCGTCTGGCCGATTCGGACGCCGGGCCGCGCGGCACCGCACTGAGCGGACTCCGTCTGGGCACCACGACGGCACGGGTCGACACCGATGAGCCGCCCCGGTCGGCCGCGTCCGCGGTCCAGATGACCGGCCCGCCCGGTGCGCCGCCTGCGGCGGTGACCCGCAGCGCGGGGGACGGTGACGAGGAGTCCGGGACGATGACCCGGACGAGTTCCGGCGCGGACCTGGATTTCCTGACGCTCGGCAGCAGCCGGCTGACCGCGAACGCTCAGTGGGGCAGCGGGACCGTGCTCAGCTCCGCGATCGCCCGCCCGGGCGAGCTGGTGCTGCGTCCCGACGAGGACGCGCCGCTGATGCACGTCTGGCGGGGCAGTCAGAGCCGGACACAGAACCAGCTAGTCGCCGTCCCCGGGCAGCCGACGCTCGGCATGCGGTCCTCGGCTCGGACCGAACTGACCGCGATCACGCTGTTCCGGGGCACCCCGACCGAGGTGACGATCCGGTTCCTCACCGCTCCGTCGCTGGTCGCGCTCGCCGCCGGAACCGACCGTACCGACGTCCGCTACGCCGCGCCGGTCATCTCGGTGACCGCCACGCACGGGCGGAGCTATCGGCTGGACACCGTCGGGGACAGCGTCGAAGTGCCGCTGGCGGAGCCGGGGTGCTGCAGCGGCGGCGGGCTGATCCGGATCAGCCTCGGCGGCGTGCGCGAGCGCACCGGCCACACGAGCGTGGACGCGTCGGCGGCGGCGGTGCGGCTACAACTCCTGGGGGCGGAGGGCGCCGGACGGCTGCTCGACGCCACGATCGGGGACCTGGACGTGTCGGCGCGAGTGCCGATGGGTGGACTCGATGCACCCTGCCGGACGTGCGCGGATCCGGATCCGGAGCCGGGCACGCCAGAGCCAGAAGCCGAGAGCGACGCCGCGGCGCCGGACGCCGGCAACACCCCGGACAGCGTCGAGCCCGCAGAACCCGCCGCGAGCGCCAACGTGGCCGCGCCCTCGGAGCAGCCCGCGGCCGGACCGGCGCTACCGCTGACCGGTGCCAGCCTGTCCGTGCTGGCAGCGCTCGGCATGGCGCTGATCGGAACAGGATGGTTCATCATCCGCGTCACCCGTCGCAGGCGCCGACGCTCACCCCTCGAACAGCGTCACCATTAGCGCCTCGACCGCGATCCGCGGCTTCACGTTCTCCTCCAGCGCCGTCCGGCATCGCAACACCGCTTCGATCCGGCGGAGGATCGATTCCGGCTCCCAGCGGGCCGCCGCCGCCCGCACCATGTCCTCGATGTCGACGTGCACCAGCGGCACCACCGCACCGAGCCGCACCATCAGAACGTCGCGGTAGAACGCCGCCAGGTCGACCAGCGCTCGGTCCAGCGCGTCCCGCTGCGCCCGGGTGGCCCGCGACTTCTGCTTCCGCTCCAGCTCCTTGATCTGGCCCGCGGTGCCCCGAGTTGCGGCCGTCGCTCCCTTGCCGGTGCCCCCGGCGCCGAGCGCCCGCTCGAGCTCAGCCTTCTCCGCGGCGGCCTGGCCCTCGGTGGCCGCTGCGGCCTCGGCCTCGGACGCGGCGATCAGCGCCTCGGCCGCGTCGTAGCAGGCCGAGATGTTGCTGAGCGAGCGCGGCACGGCGAGCACCGCCCGCCGCCGGGCCTGCGCGTCCGGGTCGCGGGCCAGCCGGCGGGCACGGCCGACGTGGCCCTGCGCGACCGCGGCGGCCCACCGGGCCGTGGTCTCGTCGATGCCGTCCCGGCGCACCAGCACGTCCGCCACCGCGACCGCCGACGGCGTCCGCAGCGGCACCACCCGGCACCGGGAACGGATCGTCACCGAGACGTCGTCCGGGTGGGAGGACGGGGCGCAGAGCAGGAAGACCGTGCGGTCGGTCGGTTCCTCGACGGCCTTGAGCA includes:
- a CDS encoding NUDIX domain-containing protein, yielding MEQLDTRVAYKNPWLSVREDTVRWPDGSTGIYGVIDKRDFALVVPFDGGGFHLVEQYRYPVQERCWEFPQGGWPPGAAGGTGLELAQAELAEETGYRAATWTLLGHLQAAPGVMSQYFDVYLAADLTPGEHAREASEQDMRQRWVSVEDFEKMIRSGEVRDAHSIAAYALFSLVRGR
- a CDS encoding DUF1737 domain-containing protein gives rise to the protein MDHVRERLRYLLLTGPDGDVLAARVSEALDEGYELYGSPAITFDVDGGSVLVAQAVVLPAYAAGRYRRPDA
- a CDS encoding DNA methyltransferase, translating into MDPFAIGEAYQAGRDAKARRAFGEHYTSEAVVLRTLEPLFLGALRSAVASASDPRQLHAVRQRVASVRFLDPACGCGNFLVVAYRELRRLEHEVLVRLRTAGQPHVQLANFYGIELDAHAADLAAAALELAERQCDLEFAERVGAAPERATNKSSATIVVGNALTIDWTSVCPPSSAVIVAGNPPFRGPKERSAAQSADLRAAWGPRYSGLLDYVTGWHAKAASYCVGDWAFVSTNSIVQGQAVPTLFGAMVDAGWRIKFAHRTFTWSVPPPSLPAAPGRRTAAVHCVVVGFTQDPTVQPVLIENDRASPVPTINAYLVDGPDILVTPRRTPLSPDLPAVQAGSKAVDWGFLTVSPAEFPDVAADPIAARYLRPYRGGDELINNLARWCFWFEGASLESLYQSPLLARRLAEVRARRLASPKAATRAAAATPHLFHERRQPSVPYLAIPQTFTENRPYATAGHLSPDVIASIKLFTSPDPDGFLFGIISSSMFMTWQKTVGGRMKSDPSFTNTVVWNTLPLPAVNPATRRAIAEAGRAVLATRDPAVPLAALYSPDPMSPALGAAHDSLDALVDALFAAGQPGRHTRQHTLFLRYAELVGEHPRASLIGS
- a CDS encoding PSP1 domain-containing protein produces the protein MGMLCAVSFTRHGRLYYCDPGSYSPKVGDRVLVPTDDGVEVAECVWAPQWVSDETSGFPVLAGLAAEGDLERDKLLRRKKAQGKVAAKRLIRAHDLPMKVVAVDHALDTNRTTIYFTAPHRVDFRALVRDLGATLSARVELRQLNPRDAAKAQGGIGPCGRDLCCSTFLTDFEPVTIRMAKDQDLPLNPMRISGACGRLMCCLKYEHPLYQAFDASAPAIGEKVETSAGRGRVVGRSVPTDSVTVRLDADGSRCVCSRASVCGSRQAYESSTASEGPVGG
- a CDS encoding LPXTG cell wall anchor domain-containing protein, with the translated sequence MSTVAQVERVSYQARASASVLRLADSDAGPRGTALSGLRLGTTTARVDTDEPPRSAASAVQMTGPPGAPPAAVTRSAGDGDEESGTMTRTSSGADLDFLTLGSSRLTANAQWGSGTVLSSAIARPGELVLRPDEDAPLMHVWRGSQSRTQNQLVAVPGQPTLGMRSSARTELTAITLFRGTPTEVTIRFLTAPSLVALAAGTDRTDVRYAAPVISVTATHGRSYRLDTVGDSVEVPLAEPGCCSGGGLIRISLGGVRERTGHTSVDASAAAVRLQLLGAEGAGRLLDATIGDLDVSARVPMGGLDAPCRTCADPDPEPGTPEPEAESDAAAPDAGNTPDSVEPAEPAASANVAAPSEQPAAGPALPLTGASLSVLAALGMALIGTGWFIIRVTRRRRRRSPLEQRHH
- a CDS encoding Shedu anti-phage system protein SduA domain-containing protein — encoded protein: MVDRVYGEIPGFPPGSVFANRFELASSGVHRPLQAGISGGKDGADSIVVSGGYIDDEDYGDEVVYTGQGGNDPDTGRQIADQHLIRGNLGLVRSQEEGRLVRLIRGANGDPRYSPSYGLRYDGLFRVMHHWSEPGIDGFRIWRFRMVAQQSERAPLGIELLNGRLRIVMEQADGTVKLAGSAGQVHNLLYVVTAQTLQWRNRIKELEDLINSPQVREHDLQLFFEQNPDFLFGDAYESAYPQIVLQRELEGPLIPDFALKPTNTNALCDLLEIKLPKVKLIRESPNRVRLSSAIMEACAQLREYRDYFEDAERRKAVQREYGLQFFRPRMIVLIGQRRGHSSMGMRKAETDVPSLSIVTYDDILERAKARLRRR
- a CDS encoding DNA polymerase III subunit delta': MTVALVPGVFADVVGQDDAVAVLARAAAAAGHVVAGEPVPPGEMTHAWLFTGPPGSGRSVAARAFAAALQCPRGGCGECVECHTTLGGTHADVRVVAPEGLSIGVKDMRALVLRAATSPSGGRWQVVLVEDADRLTEAASNALLKAVEEPTDRTVFLLCAPSSHPDDVSVTIRSRCRVVPLRTPSAVAVADVLVRRDGIDETTARWAAAVAQGHVGRARRLARDPDAQARRRAVLAVPRSLSNISACYDAAEALIAASEAEAAAATEGQAAAEKAELERALGAGGTGKGATAATRGTAGQIKELERKQKSRATRAQRDALDRALVDLAAFYRDVLMVRLGAVVPLVHVDIEDMVRAAAARWEPESILRRIEAVLRCRTALEENVKPRIAVEALMVTLFEG
- a CDS encoding HNH endonuclease, encoding MALGPGNESSIQFDKQQAWSCFSHGIEIDTPVWHSYGDVLGVKYAYDSQVANSRRVTDGDLLIIRDNETVFGFGYIDFIRNELRPKLMNRCPACKKGGPEPRKTLRPRYHCTHCKANFDEPDRISVEVTASEAHYSDTWTPISLAASDLEGVYLSHSRQNAIRPLDLAGLRDLLRRKSSMSALESLAVGQPPKAVELPGGHRVTKVRVRKGQSGFRQELLRMHGNVCAISGPQPREALQAAHLYLYADSGKHDTAGGLLLRADLHLLFDNWRIAVDPSTWTVEVDPALYHFPHLHAFQGAKLQVSPSQAPNPEYLQEHLASARARWAEEPNPNGVS